In Mercenaria mercenaria strain notata chromosome 13, MADL_Memer_1, whole genome shotgun sequence, a single window of DNA contains:
- the LOC123529791 gene encoding uncharacterized protein LOC123529791 isoform X1 → MYYDCNSGGTMVDRMNLLRSWSRHSNYQTPKSMKDVWRTSYQNSFNGKKIGFHPDRIIVDYFTGNREIMHSPMSRHKQNMKTSLNGRAREGFRYWVLDKAKPSQFGKYGTGAYKTVLGIGNAPRT, encoded by the exons ATGTATTACGATTGTAACTCTGGTGGAACAATGGTGGACAGGATGAACTT ATTACGGTCCTGGTCAAGGCACAGTAACTACCAAACGCCGAAAAGTATGAAAGATGTCTGG AGAACCTCGTACCAAAACAGCTTTAACGGAAAGAAGATAGGTTTTCACCCAGACAGAATTATAGTTG ATTATTTCACCGGAAACAGAGAAATAATGCACAGTCCGATGAGCAGACACAAACAGAATATGAAAACGTCATTAAATGGACGCGCGCGTGAAGGTTTCCGGTACTGGGTACTGGATAAAGCCAAACCGTCACAGT ttggaaAATATGGGACCGGGGCATACAAAACTGTACTTGGAATTGGTAACGCGCCCAGGACATAG
- the LOC123529791 gene encoding uncharacterized protein LOC123529791 isoform X2, with translation MYYDCNSGGTMVDRMNLLRSWSRHSNYQTPKSMKDVWRTSYQNSFNGKKIGFHPDRIIVDYFTGNREIMHSPMSRHKQNMKTSLNGRAREGFRYWVLDKAKPSQCKYRHNWKIWDRGIQNCTWNW, from the exons ATGTATTACGATTGTAACTCTGGTGGAACAATGGTGGACAGGATGAACTT ATTACGGTCCTGGTCAAGGCACAGTAACTACCAAACGCCGAAAAGTATGAAAGATGTCTGG AGAACCTCGTACCAAAACAGCTTTAACGGAAAGAAGATAGGTTTTCACCCAGACAGAATTATAGTTG ATTATTTCACCGGAAACAGAGAAATAATGCACAGTCCGATGAGCAGACACAAACAGAATATGAAAACGTCATTAAATGGACGCGCGCGTGAAGGTTTCCGGTACTGGGTACTGGATAAAGCCAAACCGTCACAGTGTAAGTATAGGCACAA ttggaaAATATGGGACCGGGGCATACAAAACTGTACTTGGAATTGGTAA
- the LOC123529791 gene encoding uncharacterized protein LOC123529791 isoform X3 — protein sequence MALSSMSYFADMDRLRSWSRHSNYQTPKSMKDVWRTSYQNSFNGKKIGFHPDRIIVDYFTGNREIMHSPMSRHKQNMKTSLNGRAREGFRYWVLDKAKPSQFGKYGTGAYKTVLGIGNAPRT from the exons ATGGCATTGTCATCAATGTCATACTTTGCCGATATGGACAG ATTACGGTCCTGGTCAAGGCACAGTAACTACCAAACGCCGAAAAGTATGAAAGATGTCTGG AGAACCTCGTACCAAAACAGCTTTAACGGAAAGAAGATAGGTTTTCACCCAGACAGAATTATAGTTG ATTATTTCACCGGAAACAGAGAAATAATGCACAGTCCGATGAGCAGACACAAACAGAATATGAAAACGTCATTAAATGGACGCGCGCGTGAAGGTTTCCGGTACTGGGTACTGGATAAAGCCAAACCGTCACAGT ttggaaAATATGGGACCGGGGCATACAAAACTGTACTTGGAATTGGTAACGCGCCCAGGACATAG